The Glycine soja cultivar W05 chromosome 6, ASM419377v2, whole genome shotgun sequence genome has a window encoding:
- the LOC114415786 gene encoding probable gamma-secretase subunit PEN-2: MEASQGNHPNPNPNPNRNNSVASSVPVWPTIDGPLGLSEEESVGYARRFYKFGFALLPLLWAVNCFYFWPALRHSHSFPRIRPYVVGSAIGFAVFATLLSSWALTFAIGGERLFGPVWDQLVMYNLADRLGLTGWS, encoded by the exons ATGGAGGCATCACAGGGCAACCAtccaaaccctaaccctaaccctaaccggAATAATTCCGTTGCGTCGTCGGTGCCGGTGTGGCCAACCATCGACGGCCCATTGGGCCTGTCGGAGGAAGAATCAGTGGGCTACGCTCGCAGGTTCTACAAGTTCGGCTTCGCCCTTCTCCCTCTCCTATGGGCCGTCAATTGCTTCTACTTCTGGCCCGCCCTTCGCCACTCTCACTCCTTCCCCCGCATTCGCCCCT ATGTTGTTGGATCTGCAATTGGGTTTGCAGTATTTGCGACACTTCTCAGTTCTTGGGCTCTAACATTTGCCATTGGAGGGGAACGTCTCTTCGGCCCTGTTTGGGATCAATTGGTTATGTACAATCTTGCTGATAGGTTAGGCTTAACAGGCTGGAGCTAG